Proteins co-encoded in one Montipora capricornis isolate CH-2021 chromosome 12, ASM3666992v2, whole genome shotgun sequence genomic window:
- the LOC138026994 gene encoding kelch-like protein 3, whose translation MAAVMEAISVQPSQHCHELIARLDALRESRRFCDVTVAVKGEEFKAHKIVLAAASPFFLSLFETNMRESNENLVKIELEETTAFVMGDVLKYIYTGCVSVTEERAHNLIATADYLLLPGLKTLACEFVMSNVTSEGCLFNYLFADKYHCPELKKKSCEMIKLNFSVVMGTEDFLKLDVDQVMEWVSSDDVIVRAEGEIFRGIVNWVAYSKVEREKYLPDLLHQIRVSSMSHRFLLNELVEEELIKTNRVFLNFVVDSLRGILNTDQEQIGKHPRKCLDTQSDVIFVCGGRKCSCYLPDQDLWSQLPDMIFDSKNQPCVQFRDKIYTFNNQNSKTGQAKVAQYYLSSSNAWVAIQTRLPAEGEEFSSLTTLNGKIYGTGRFSGILFEYDPSKNEWAVKTPAMGRWGCCGVSDGKHIYVVGGTLHEPREHTIGSFKVERFDPNLNKWEEAAAMNEARHNAFGAAMNGKIYIAGGIAANLSEMYSPSTNEWQLMAAPKVPRDYASMVSLSGSLYILGGFRDEITELRERCVEMFDFEMMEWKIKSAIPIDITSATKRETGYAFKACFARVDRNEL comes from the coding sequence ATGGCGGCTGTGATGGAGGCAATTTCTGTTCAACCTTCGCAACACTGTCACGAACTTATCGCGCGTCTTGATGCCCTGAGAGAAAGCAGACGTTTTTGTGATGTGACAGTCGCGGTAAAGGGCGAAGAGTTTAAGGCTCACAAAATTGTGCTAGCTGCAGCGAGCCCGTTCTTCTTGTCGCTTTTTGAAACGAATATGAGAGAGAGCAACGAGAATTTGGTCAAAATCGAACTTGAAGAGACAACAGCCTTCGTTATGGGAGATGTACTGAAGTACATTTACACAGGGTGTGTTTCGGTCACTGAAGAGAGGGCCCATAATTTGATCGCGACTGCGGATTATCTTCTATTACCAGGCTTAAAAACATTGGCTTGTGAGTTTGTCATGAGCAATGTGACATCTGAGGGTTGCCTTTTCAATTACTTGTTTGCTGATAAATATCATTGTCCAGAGCTAAAGAAAAAGTCTTGCGAgatgattaaattaaattttagtGTTGTCATGGGAACAGaggattttttaaaacttgatgtGGACCAAGTCATGGAGTGGGTGTCTAGTGATGACGTCATCGTTCGTGCTGAGGGAGAAATTTTCCGTGGCATTGTGAATTGGGTAGCATACAGTAAGGTGGAAAGAGAAAAGTATTTACCAGACTTGCTGCACCAGATCCGTGTGTCATCCATGTCACACAGATTTTTACTGAATGAGTTGGTCGAGGAAGAGCTCATCAAAACTAACCGtgtgtttttaaattttgtggTGGATTCCCTGAGGGGAATCTTAAACACTGATCAAGAACAAATTGGCAAGCATCCACGAAAATGCCTGGATACACAGAGCGATGTAATTTTTGTTTGTGGTGGAAGAAAGTGCTCATGCTACCTACCAGATCAAGACTTGTGGTCTCAATTGCCTGACATGATTTTTGACAGTAAGAATCAGCCTTGTGTACAATTTAGAGATAAAATTTACACTTTCaacaatcaaaactcaaagacTGGCCAAGCCAAAGTGGCACAATACTACTTGTCTTCATCAAATGCCTGGGTGGCCATCCAGACAAGGCTTCCAGCAGAGGGAGAAGAATTTTCTAGCTTAACGACACTAAATGGGAAGATTTATGGAACAGGTAGATTTAGTGGGATTCTGTTTGAGTATGATCCCAGTAAAAATGAGTGGGCTGTGAAGACACCGGCCATGGGTCGTTGGGGATGCTGTGGTGTCAGTGATGGCAAGCATATCTACGTAGTAGGTGGCACTTTGCATGAACCGCGTGAACACACAATCGGATCCTTCAAAGTGGAAAGGTTCGATCCAAATTTAAACAAGTGGGAAGAGGCTGCAGCTATGAATGAAGCAAGGCATAATGCCTTTGGTGCTGCTATGAATGGCAAGATATACATTGCAGGTGGTATAGCAGCGAATTTGAGTGAGATGTACAGTCCATCCACTAATGAATGGCAGTTGATGGCAGCTCCAAAAGTCCCACGTGATTACGCAAGCATGGTAAGCTTGAGTGGATCCCTTTACATACTTGGAGGCTTTAGAGACGAAATAACTGAATTAAGAGAGCGTTGTGTGGAAATGTTTGATTTTGAAATGATGGAATGGAAAATAAAATCAGCTATTCCTATTGACATTACAAGTGCAACAAAAAGAGAAACAGGATATGCCTTCAAGGCTTGCTTTGCAAGAGTTGATAGAAATGAGTTGTGA
- the LOC138026171 gene encoding kelch-like protein 12: protein MATVSHTMSPDPKQHCEELIERIDALRKSERFCDVAVAVKDEEFKAHKLVLAASSPFFLSLLESDMKESKEHLIKIELEEATAAVIEQVIAYIYTGNVSLTEENSHDLIATADYLLLPGLKTLAGEFLKMNLTTENCVFNYYFAEKYQSFGLMEESCKMINANFSEVMGTTDFLGLDVTQMLTWVSSDDVIVTAEEEIFKGILKWVWHNRNEREESFPKLLHQVRLASISHEFLLNELLNEELIKTNLDCVNFVVECVKFILNGTGESYTKPARKCLERNEDVIFVCGGRKALCYYPSEKKWHQLIDTTLEHRDHSIMQYRDRVYIFSKQKVENNQSQVAEYYMPTTNSWGTIQTKFQWTEEFSNLFVLDGHSSLYALTNTEAVPENTIFEYNLEKNIWQCCGSGPLNRWGACGVANAHFVYVMGGTDKENKCITATTKVEKFNPDENVWEELAPMINARHNAFGAAMNGKIYVAGGMKKENGFIPAVLSTCEVYNPSTNEWQIIPSLNKPRHSASMVCFKGALYVVGGSKSSSKSTELSVEMYDSDQNKWQVESAIPVSHFKNGVLYKACLARVHVDKIIIGMGEDGSMPQGVEHLT, encoded by the coding sequence ATGGCAACTGTGTCTCACACTATGTCGCCAGATCCTAAACAACACTGTGAAGAACTCATAGAACGTATCGATGCCCTGAGAAAAAGTGAGCGTTTCTGTGATGTGGCAGTTGCGGTAAAAGACGAGGAGTTTAAAGCTCACAAACTCGTGTTAGCCGCATCAAGCCCGTTCTTTTTGTCACTCCTTGAGAGCGACATGAAAGAGAGCAAAGAACATTTGATCAAAATCGAACTTGAAGAGGCAACTGCAGCTGTGATCGAACAAGTTATTGCATATATTTACACGGGAAATGTCTCACTGACAGAGGAAAACAGTCACGATTTGATTGCAACCGCAGATTATCTTCTTTTACCAGGTTTAAAAACACTAGCTGGTGAATTCTTGAAGATGAATCTGACAACGGAGAACTGTGTTTTCAACTATTATTTTGCTGAAAAGTACCAGTCTTTTGGGCTTATGGAAGAATCGTGCAAGATGAtcaatgcaaatttcagtgaaGTTATGGGAACAACTGATTTTCTGGGTCTTGACGTCACGCAAATGCTTACCTGGGTGTCcagtgatgacgtcattgttACGGCTGAGGAAGAAATTTTTAAGGGAATCCTGAAGTGGGTGTGGCACAACAGGAATGAAAGAGAAGAGAGCTTTCCCAAACTTTTGCATCAAGTCCGCCTGGCGTCGATTTCACATGAATTTCTGTTGAACGAATTGCTTAATGAAGAGTTGATAAAAACTAACCTGGATTGTGTCAATTTTGTGGTGGAATGTGTCAAGTTCATTTTAAATGGCACTGGAGAGAGTTATACGAAACCAGCAAGAAAATGCTTGGAGAGGAATGAGGATGTCATTTTTGTCTGTGGTGGGCGGAAAGCACTATGTTATTACCCAAGTGAAAAAAAGTGGCATCAGTTGATAGACACTACCTTGGAACATCGAGACCATTCCATAATGCAGTATAGAGATAGGGTTTACATATTTAGCAAGCAGAAAGTTGAGAACAACCAGTCACAGGTAGCAGAATATTACATGCCAACCACCAACTCCTGGGGAACAATTCAGACAAAGTTCCAATGGACAGAAGAGTTTTCGAATTTGTTTGTACTGGATGGTCACAGCAGCTTGTATGCCTTAACCAACACTGAAGCTGTCCCTGAGAACACCATTTTTGAATACAACCTTGAAAAGAATATTTGGCAATGCTGTGGGAGTGGTCCACTCAATCGCTGGGGTGCCTGTGGTGTAGCTAATGCTCACTTTGTTTACGTAATGGGTGGCACTGATAAAGAAAACAAGTGTATTACTGCAACAACCAAAGTGGAGAAATTTAACCCTGATGAAAATGTTTGGGAAGAGCTTGCACCCATGATCAATGCCAGACATAATGCTTTTGGAGCAGCCATGAATGGGAAGATCTATGTTGCTGGGGGGATGAAAAAAGAGAATGGGTTTATACCTGCAGTTCTTAGCACATGTGAGGTTTACAACCCTTCAACTAATGAATGGCAAATTATACCCAGTCTCAATAAACCACGGCACTCTGCAAGCATGGTGTGCTTTAAAGGAGCTTTGTATGTTGTTGGTGGCTCAAAGAGCTCTAGTAAATCAACAGAATTATCAGTTGAAATGTATGACTCTGATCAAAACAAGTGGCAGGTTGAATCAGCTATACCTGTcagccattttaaaaatggagTTCTCTACAAAGCTTGTTTAGCCAGAGTACATGTTGACAAGATAATTATTGGAATGGGAGAAGATGGATCAATGCCCCAGGGTGTAGAACATTTAACATAA